GTATGTACTAAGCACtgtctttctctgcttccttccccaAAGATCCTCACCTTGACTTTTCTAAGGGCTgaggcagagtctcctctgcACAAACTTGAGTAACTGCTTTTAAGTTTAGCTGCTGGGATTACAAGGGCCTGGACTTATAGACTAAAGAAGCCTTTATTgtttagatggggaaactgacCCAGAGGAGGAGAGGGACTTGGCTGGGTTTtcactgggagttggtggtacCTCTTGGGCTCAAACCTTGAGCCTGGGCCTGGTCTCTGTGTCCTGTACCACCTAACTTGTGGTTGATGGGTTATCTGATGGAccccagggctgggcagggctgtGGGGTGAGCATCAGGCACTGAGGGATGGAGGGGCAAGAGTCTGGCTCCTACCAGCCGCAAAGAGGTCGTTGACAAGGTTGACAGTCttctcctgggagatgaggtgaCTGCTGGCTCGGGAGTTATCCTCACTGTGCTTGAACAGGGCGCCTATGATGTCCTGGATGCTGTTCTGAGGGGGCATAAGTTTAGGGTCACCCCAGCACTCCTGGGGTGGAAGGCTGGAGCCCCTTGTCCCATCCCTTCTGGCCCCAGCTGCTGGCCTCTGGGCAGGAAGTTGAGCTCACAGCAGCAGCTGGTAGTAGCCCCCTGAGTGTGctgtcgattcagtcgtgtccgactctgtgaccctacggactgtagcccaccaggctcctctgtccatgggattctccagacaagaatactggagtgggttgctatgccctcctccaggggatcttcctgacccagggattgagctcatgtctcctgccttggcaggagggttctttaccgctagcaccacctgggaaactcagtAGCAGCCCTAGGTAGGGCTTAAAGTATCATTTCATCTCCATTGACCCTTCCTCTCAATAACTCCAGGGGTCCAATTTCACAGGAGGAGGTTGATGTGAGTACAGGGAAGCAAAGTGACATGTGAGCTGGGAATTAGCCTCTGTCAGGGTTCAGGTTCCTGTAAAACAAAAGCCTTCTCCTAATAACAGCACCCCACATTGTGGGCTCTGCCAGGGCCCCATGCACGGGGTTACCTCTCTGGGGCTTTGAGCAGCCCTGAGAAGGATGCTGTAGGcccgaggaaactgaggccagagagggagagggactggctccaggtcacacagctggtccgAGGTGTCCCAGAGACTTCCTGGGCCTTGGCCACACCCCAGCTGTGTGGGTGCCTTGGTGCTGGGGGAGTGGGGCCACACCCAGACTCTAGGGTGCCCTCATACCACCTGCACCCTGGGCTTACCTTGTCAAAGTCCTGGTAGTGCTCCTGGACCGTTTTCCGCAAGAACTGCAGGAACCTCTGGTTGAAGCTCTTGAACCTTTGCAGAGCCGGGTTGGGCAGGTATTTAAGGATGGGGAAGAAGTCCACGGGATTCCCGGAGCTGGCGGATTCCACAAAATCATGGCTGCTCTCCACCAGACTGAGCATCTCCTTACTGCTCTGGGGGAAGTGCTGCCCGAAGCACACGGCACCGATGACGTTGGCCACTGATGCCACCACGTGGCCATAGGGGTCGAAGTGCCCAGGCCCTGACATCAGCTCCTGGAACTTGCCCAGGAGGGCCTCAGCCTCCTTGCTCACATGATCCTCCAGgtagcaggaggaggaggaagatgggtCTGAGGCCACAGAGAAGGTGTTGAGAGCATTCTGGGCCAGGCGTCGCCGGGCAGCCCACACTGGTCCAGAGTCTGGGTTGAAGGCCAGGCTCTGGCCATCAGTGACCAAGGTGAAGCTGTAGAGGTCGGGCCGGCCCTTGAAATCATCGCCCTGCCGCACCAGGGCCTGCCGGATGGTGTCCAGGCCGCTGAGCACCAGCACGGGTGTGCAGCCAAGGCGGATCTGCAGCACGTCCCCATAGCGCTGGCTCAGCTGCGACAGAACCACGTGTGGGTTCTTCCCCAACGTCAGCATGTGCCCAAGCAGGGGCCAGCTCCAGGGCTCCGGTGGACTCTTCAGGCCTTGAGGGACCCGAGGCCGCCAGGTCCTGACCACCCAGAATACCAGGCAGAAGACGGCAGAGGCCAGGAGAAGCTCCATGGCTGAGAAGGGACTGGGTTGGGACAATGCCATCTGTACCTActgcagaggaagaggaaggaggggcgAGATGGAGCCATTCATTCACTTGTTTATTCAGTCAATAAGCACTTGCTCACATTCTGTCCTTGGTTCCCAGCCAGACAGACCGAGAAAGACTGAGTTACATCCAGTAAATTACGTAGGTTCTGCATCCCAGGACCTCATCCATGGTGCATTACAGAATCTGAGGCCTGGAAAGGAGCCCTGAGCTTCTCAATGTGAGTGTCTGAACTCCCAGCCCTGGCCCTCCCCTCTGCCCATCACCTGTTTCCAATTCTGAGGCCGAAGTGATCACTTCAAAACGGGGAAGCACTCTTTCGAACCCCAGTGCAGGGTGTATGCTGGGCATTGTGCCAAAGGGAACCTGCCTGGGGACCCTTCCTGCTGATACCTCCTCATACCCTGGGAACAAGGAGCTGCTCCCCTCTTCGCAACACAGTTGAGACCAAGGTCCCAGGGCTCATGCAAATGGCTTTTGATGCCGTCTTCCCTAGGCCATTCCTTATTAAGACCCAAAAGAGAAGACAAATCCTCATtctcttagtctttttttttttttttttggctgtgcagctcaCTATGTGggaatctcagttcccagactagggattgaactgtgtcccctTGAGCggaaatgcagagtcctaacccctggacaaccagggaagtctctcacaTCTCTCAccgcttttaaatatttatttatttggctgctttgggtcttagttgcagtgcgtggtcttcattgctctgtagcatgtgggagcttagctccctgaccagggattgaacctgcatcctctgcattgcaaggaggattcttaaccactggaccaccagggaaatcctcctcCCACAGTCTTGAAGGCTGAGGCTGGGCTTCAGCCAGGCCAGGGCTATCCTCGTGCCAGGTGGGGAACCCTACCCACCTCTCCACTTGTCACACTAAGGGTCCCTAGACAAGCCCAGTCTAAGCTTCTCATTTAACATTGGGGAAACTGAAGTCTGGAACTGGGCAGCAAGAACTAGAACTCAGGCTTCCTACACCTAACCCAGGGTCCCTGCATCCCTCCATCTCCAGTGGTTCCCTGGATATATATCGGGGGATCCCAAGGGCTAAGAAAGGGGCCCGAGAAAGGTACCTGTAGAGGCAGGTGCTGGAGGTCAGCAGGATTGTGGGGGCTGATCCAGAGCTTCTGGCCCCAGATGAGGGGACTTTTATAAACAGCACCCCTATCAGATTGGCCCTGCTGTCCTGGTCACCTGATAGCAAAGTGGCCAAAAAAAGTTGAAAGGATTAGCTCTTGGCCTTGGGCCACAAAACCTAGCTCCACCTACCTCCCAGGGCCCAGGGGCAGCTCTTCTGGGGATAGGTGCTATGTCCCTGGGGAGCAAGATCCAGCTCCTCTCAGGATCCAGAGTCAGGAGGGAATGCTTCCTTCTCACATGGGCAGGACAGGGTGCTAGGAGTGAAAGCCCTCTGGGCAAGTCCAGACCACTTTCCCATTGTCCTCATGAGGAAGGCCCCTACCTGGGCACTCCATCCAGGCTTATCAGTAGGATAGGCTCCTGTAATGCCCCTCCAACAACCTGTGAAACCAAATAAAGCATAGGCATGTTCtggccatcacttcatggcaaacagatggggaaacaatggaaacaggcagattttattttcttgggctcaaaaatcactgcagatggtgactgcagccatgaaattaaaagacgcttgctccttggaagaaaagcaatgacaaacctagacagcatattaaaaagcagagacatcactttgccaacaaaagtccatatagtcaaagctattgtttttccagtagtcatgtgcggatgtgagagttggaccataaagaaggctgagtgccaaagaattgatgcttttgaactgtggtgatggagaagactcttgagagtccctcagacagcaaggagatcaaaccagtcaatcctaaaggaaatcaactctgaatatgcattggaagactgatgctgaagctaaagctgtaatactttggctacctgatgtgaagagccaactcattggaaaagaccttgatgctaggaaagattgagggcggaggagaaggggatgaccgaggataagatggttggatggcatcaccaactcaatgaacatgagtttgagcaagctccaggagacagtgaaggacagggatgcctggtaggctgcagtctgtgggttcACAATgcgtctgacatgacttagcagctgaacaacaatgttCTGGCCGCCTCTGAATTCCAGCCTGGGTCCTTAATCTGAAAACAAGAGATGGTGAGTATCATATATTCTAAAGAGAGGCTCCCTCAGCCTCCTCCCTCTTGGTGAGAGATGGTAAAAGTGGATGAAGAAAATTCGTGCTGTGGGCTCTTCTTCACAGCAACTAGCTTGGAATCTTCAAAGTGGTGGATttcattaagaaaagaaaaaaagaagacagggGCGTTTTCTAGAGCAAAGAGACTAGAGAGACACAACTACCAAATGCAATATGTGAAACTTGTTGGaccctggattttaaaaagtgtatttttaaagctACAAAAGACATTAGGGGAACAACTGAAGACATATGAACAAGGATTGGAGATTAGATGATATTATGGAATTAATGTTAATTTTCTTAGGTACAAGCCTAGTGTCATGATTAGGTGGgggaatattttagaaaatattcttaGGAGATTAACATTCTTAGGAAACGAATATTATAAGGGTTTTTGGGGGTGGTGTTTgttgtttcgttttgtttttggcttgccacgtgcctgccaccagactgccagggaagttctcaaTACCATAATGTTTAGGGGATGAAGTGTCAGCATGATTTCTGCAGTTTACTTTTAAATGgttttcttcaaaaatatataacCATCTGTTTATCTCTATAGAGAGGAGAGAGTAGACAGGACAGATGTCAGCTCTCTGAGAAGGTATGTGATTGTCTATGGTAGGAAAGGGATCCTTGAGGTGGAGGGCTGTTGCTTGGTAAGGAGTCCCCTGGTTCTCTCCTCCCCCAGCTCACAAAGCCAAGTGAAGGAGTTCAGGAGACTCAAACCCTAAGAGCAGGATACCTGTGGGAAGGCAATGCCTCCGCTGTAAGTGCAGACGGGCAGGAGCGGGGTGAGGAACCTGTGGCCTTTGTGTGTCTGTCACACGCTTTACAGCGCTCCATGCTTATGGGTCCAGTGTTGTTATAAGAGCTTTATATTTGTTAGAAAACATTCCCAGTAATCCTGTGGAGTGCAAATTAATACTATTGTCAGATTACAATGGGGGTAAAAGAGGCACAAAGAAGTTATACAATTTTTTGTAGGTCacataacttccctggtggctcagatggtaaagaatctgctggctatgtgggagacctgggttggagacccgggttcgatccctgggttgggaagatcccctggaggagggcatggcaacccattccggtattcttgcctggagaatccccatggacagaggagcctggcgggctccagtccatgaggtcacaaagagtcggacacgactgagtgactaagtgcagCACATAGCAGTGCATTAGAGCTGGGACTCTAACCTTCAGGAGATTGTGCCCCAGCCCACAGCATGCACCTGCTTGACATGTGTCCCTGCATCTGGGGAAGACTTGTGGACTCGAAGGCTGAGCAGAGCAGCCTGTGATGACATGGGTAGCAGAGGGCAGCCTGCATAGCCCAAGCAGGGTACCTTACCAGCATGTGAGTCTCCTAAGGGCTGGGTGGACATGCTGAAGGGAGCTGGACTTGAACTGCATGGATGAGACCTGGCTACAGAGGGGAGGGGACCCCAGCAGTGACAGGCTACAGGGAGTACTTTGTGAGAATAAGCTGAGGGTGAGCAAGAGGTCAGCCAGAGTCCAGCATCTGTGTTAGGAACTGTTTGATGAGGAGGACACGTTGGGGCTAAAAGGCACTCGATGAAAAGCTGGCAGTGGAATGTCTGCTACACACAAGGGCATTTGGAGCTAAGAGAGAAGGTAAACAGCACCAGCCAAACAGAAAGAGATTGGTTCATCTTCCAGcaccctccctctttcctctccctaGTCG
The nucleotide sequence above comes from Bubalus kerabau isolate K-KA32 ecotype Philippines breed swamp buffalo chromosome 19, PCC_UOA_SB_1v2, whole genome shotgun sequence. Encoded proteins:
- the LOC129634308 gene encoding cytochrome P450 1A2, whose protein sequence is MALSQPSPFSAMELLLASAVFCLVFWVVRTWRPRVPQGLKSPPEPWSWPLLGHMLTLGKNPHVVLSQLSQRYGDVLQIRLGCTPVLVLSGLDTIRQALVRQGDDFKGRPDLYSFTLVTDGQSLAFNPDSGPVWAARRRLAQNALNTFSVASDPSSSSSCYLEDHVSKEAEALLGKFQELMSGPGHFDPYGHVVASVANVIGAVCFGQHFPQSSKEMLSLVESSHDFVESASSGNPVDFFPILKYLPNPALQRFKSFNQRFLQFLRKTVQEHYQDFDKNSIQDIIGALFKHSEDNSRASSHLISQEKTVNLVNDLFAAGFDTITTAISWSLMYLVTNPKIQRKIQEELDRVIGRARRPRLSDRPQLPYLESFILETFRHSSFVPFTIPHSTTRDTTLNGFFIPKERCVFINQWQVNHDPKLWGDPSEFRPERFLTSDGTAIDKMASEKVLLFGMGKRRCIGEVMARWEVFLFLAILLQRLEFSVPPGVKVDLTPTYGLTMKHASCEHVQARLRFPIK